From Algoriphagus sp. NG3, the proteins below share one genomic window:
- the gldL gene encoding gliding motility protein GldL, producing MASNSNSFSAKFYSSIMPKIYGIGAAVVILGAMFKILDWPFANWMIGIGLSTEAFIFFLSAFEPRNEEVDWSKVYPELAGDAPAAPRAQRVVAGGGDQVSQKLDEMLANAKVGPELIESLGKGMHNLATSAEKMGNLSDAAVATNEYATNVKSAAKTLVDMNASYSKTAAALTEMSSASQDAKAYHTQVVNVTKNLSALNSVYEMELQDANSHVKTLNKFYANMTAAMEGLTEAGKETQAFKTELSKLNQNVSSLNKIYGGMLSAMKG from the coding sequence ATGGCTAGCAACAGCAATTCGTTCTCAGCAAAATTTTATTCCAGCATAATGCCTAAAATCTATGGTATAGGTGCTGCTGTAGTTATTCTCGGTGCGATGTTCAAGATTTTAGATTGGCCGTTCGCCAATTGGATGATTGGTATCGGACTAAGTACTGAGGCATTTATATTTTTTCTTTCTGCCTTCGAACCACGAAATGAAGAAGTAGATTGGTCTAAAGTTTATCCTGAACTTGCCGGAGATGCACCAGCTGCCCCAAGAGCACAAAGAGTGGTGGCAGGAGGAGGGGATCAGGTTTCCCAAAAGCTTGACGAAATGTTGGCTAATGCGAAAGTAGGTCCTGAATTGATCGAAAGCCTAGGAAAAGGAATGCATAACCTTGCAACCTCTGCTGAGAAAATGGGCAATCTATCTGATGCTGCAGTAGCTACCAATGAATATGCTACCAATGTGAAATCAGCTGCCAAGACTTTGGTAGATATGAATGCTTCATATAGCAAGACTGCTGCTGCCTTGACTGAAATGTCTTCAGCATCACAGGATGCAAAAGCCTACCATACCCAAGTAGTAAATGTGACTAAAAATCTTTCTGCTCTGAATTCTGTTTATGAAATGGAACTTCAAGATGCAAACAGCCATGTGAAGACATTGAATAAATTCTATGCAAACATGACTGCAGCTATGGAAGGCCTTACTGAAGCAGGCAAAGAAACCCAAGCATTTAAAACTGAATTATCAAAATTGAATCAGAACGTCAGTTCTTTGAATAAAATCTATGGTGGAATGCTATCCGCTATGAAAGGTTAA